One Roseburia rectibacter DNA window includes the following coding sequences:
- a CDS encoding purine-nucleoside phosphorylase, whose product MNPLYEKLLKCYDSYKSKIDFTPKVALILGSGLGDYADDIRVVDTLDYRDIEGFPVSTVPGHKGRFIFGYVDDVPVVCMQGRVHYYEGYEMSDVVLPVRLMKMMGAEVLLLTNAAGGIQLGMRAGDFMLIKDQIASFVPSPLRGANIEELGVRFPDMSQIYDLDLQETVKHTAAALDIQIKEGTYIQLSGPQFETPHEVAMCRTLGADAVGMSTACEAVAAKHMGMKVLGISCISNLASGISAIPLSHAEVQETADAVAPKFKALVTGTIKAIGAQQN is encoded by the coding sequence ATGAATCCTTTATATGAAAAATTATTAAAATGCTATGATAGTTATAAGTCAAAAATTGATTTCACTCCAAAGGTGGCATTGATCTTAGGTTCCGGTCTTGGCGATTATGCGGATGATATCCGCGTGGTGGACACGTTAGATTATCGTGATATCGAAGGCTTCCCGGTGTCGACGGTTCCGGGGCATAAGGGCAGATTTATCTTCGGATATGTGGATGATGTTCCGGTTGTGTGCATGCAGGGGCGTGTGCATTATTATGAGGGATATGAGATGAGTGATGTTGTACTGCCGGTACGTCTGATGAAAATGATGGGCGCAGAGGTACTGCTCCTTACGAATGCTGCAGGCGGTATCCAGCTTGGCATGCGTGCCGGAGATTTCATGCTGATCAAAGACCAGATCGCAAGTTTTGTACCGTCACCGCTCAGGGGAGCCAATATTGAGGAACTCGGTGTGCGTTTCCCGGATATGAGCCAGATCTATGACTTAGATCTGCAGGAGACTGTAAAACATACAGCGGCAGCACTTGATATCCAGATCAAAGAGGGGACTTATATCCAGCTTTCCGGACCGCAGTTTGAGACACCGCATGAAGTCGCTATGTGCCGCACATTAGGTGCCGATGCAGTCGGCATGAGCACTGCCTGTGAGGCGGTCGCAGCAAAACATATGGGAATGAAAGTGCTTGGAATTTCCTGCATTTCCAACCTTGCAAGCGGGATCTCGGCAATTCCATTATCCCACGCGGAAGTCCAGGAGACAGCGGATGCCGTTGCTCCGAAATTCAAGGCACTTGTGACCGGGACGATCAAAGCAATCGGGGCACAGCAGAATTAA
- the alaS gene encoding alanine--tRNA ligase — protein MKKFYGENELRRMYLEFFESKGHLAMKSFSLVPHNDNSLLLINAGMAPLKPYFTGQEIPPRRRVTTCQKCIRTGDIENVGKTARHLTFFEMLGNFSFGDYFKHDAIHWSWEFLTQVLGLEEDRLYPSIYGEDDEAFEIWNKEVGVPAEKITRFYRDPETGECDNFWEHGAGPCGPCSEIYYDRGEKYGCGKPDCNVGCDCDRFMEVWNNVFTQFEGDGKGGYTELAQKNIDTGMGLERLAVVMQDVDSVFDIDTMKAIRDKVCELSGKKYQVDALDDVSIRLITDHIRSATFMVSDGIMPSNEGRGYVLRRIIRRAARHGRMLGIDGIFMAKLAATVINESKDGYPELEEKKDFIFKVLSQEEEKFGKTIDQGLSILSDMEKQMEADGVKVLSGENAFKLYDTYGFPMDLTQEILEEKGFSVDEEGFKKAMEVQRTTARKARKVTNYMGADETVYESVDPSVTTEFVGYDSLNCKSKITVLTTETEIVEALSDGEVGTVIVEQTPFYATMGGQQGDKGIIRTATGEFQVEDTIKLLGGKVGHVGKMISGMMKTGDEADLSVDAALRAKICKNHSATHLLQKALREVLGTHVEQAGSYQDGERTRFDFSHFAAMTPEELEKVEKIVNDKIAEAIPVRTDVMTVDEAKKTGAMALFGEKYGETVRVVSMGDFSKEFCGGTHVKNTSEIAAFKIISENGVAAGVRRIEALTGDNVFAYYRNLEKELLEAAKAAKATPATLTEKIEHMQAEIKALTSENESLKSKAAKEALGDVMDQIVEVKGVKLLASAVDGVDMNGLRDLGDQLKEQLGEGVIVLASSCEGKVNLIVMATDAAMKQGAHAGNLIKSIAGKVGGGGGGRPNMAQAGGKNPAGILEAIAEAKTALEAQLS, from the coding sequence GTGAAGAAGTTTTACGGAGAAAATGAATTGCGCAGAATGTATCTTGAGTTTTTTGAGAGCAAGGGACATCTTGCAATGAAGAGTTTTTCATTGGTACCACACAATGATAACAGCTTACTTTTGATCAATGCGGGTATGGCACCGCTTAAGCCATATTTTACAGGTCAGGAGATACCGCCGAGGAGAAGAGTGACCACTTGTCAGAAGTGTATCCGTACCGGCGATATTGAGAATGTCGGTAAGACAGCACGTCACCTGACATTTTTTGAGATGCTTGGTAATTTCTCGTTTGGTGATTACTTTAAACATGATGCGATACACTGGTCATGGGAGTTTTTAACCCAGGTTCTTGGACTTGAGGAGGACAGACTTTATCCGTCTATTTACGGGGAAGATGATGAGGCATTCGAAATCTGGAACAAAGAAGTGGGTGTTCCGGCAGAGAAGATCACCAGATTTTACCGTGATCCGGAGACCGGAGAATGTGATAACTTCTGGGAGCATGGTGCCGGTCCTTGTGGTCCTTGTTCTGAGATTTATTATGACCGTGGAGAAAAATATGGCTGTGGCAAACCGGACTGTAATGTAGGATGTGACTGCGACCGTTTCATGGAAGTATGGAATAATGTATTTACCCAGTTTGAGGGTGACGGTAAGGGCGGTTATACTGAACTTGCACAGAAAAACATTGATACAGGTATGGGATTAGAGCGTTTAGCTGTTGTTATGCAGGATGTGGATTCTGTATTTGATATCGATACCATGAAAGCAATCCGTGACAAGGTATGTGAGCTGTCCGGTAAAAAATATCAGGTAGATGCATTAGACGATGTATCCATCCGTCTGATCACTGATCATATCCGTTCTGCAACGTTTATGGTTTCCGATGGTATCATGCCTTCAAATGAGGGACGCGGCTATGTGCTTCGCCGTATCATCCGCCGCGCGGCAAGACACGGAAGAATGCTTGGCATTGATGGTATCTTCATGGCAAAACTGGCTGCCACCGTAATCAATGAGAGTAAGGATGGTTATCCGGAACTTGAAGAGAAAAAAGATTTTATCTTTAAAGTATTATCCCAGGAAGAAGAAAAATTTGGAAAAACAATCGATCAGGGACTTTCCATCCTTTCTGATATGGAAAAACAGATGGAAGCAGACGGCGTAAAGGTTCTTTCCGGTGAGAATGCATTTAAACTTTATGATACTTATGGATTCCCGATGGATCTGACACAGGAGATCCTCGAAGAAAAAGGATTTTCTGTCGATGAAGAGGGATTCAAAAAGGCGATGGAAGTACAGCGTACCACAGCGAGAAAAGCCCGCAAAGTGACAAACTACATGGGCGCTGATGAGACAGTATATGAGTCTGTCGATCCTTCTGTTACCACAGAGTTTGTAGGCTATGATTCCTTAAACTGCAAGTCAAAAATTACCGTACTTACCACAGAGACGGAGATCGTTGAGGCATTATCTGATGGAGAGGTTGGAACCGTGATCGTAGAACAGACTCCATTCTATGCTACCATGGGTGGACAGCAGGGAGATAAGGGTATCATCCGCACTGCAACCGGAGAATTCCAGGTAGAGGATACGATCAAATTACTTGGCGGAAAAGTAGGACATGTCGGAAAGATGATCTCCGGTATGATGAAAACAGGAGATGAGGCAGATCTTTCGGTAGATGCAGCACTCCGTGCAAAGATCTGTAAGAACCATTCCGCAACACATTTACTGCAGAAAGCATTGCGTGAAGTATTAGGAACCCACGTAGAGCAGGCAGGTTCCTATCAGGATGGCGAGCGTACCCGTTTCGATTTCAGTCATTTTGCAGCCATGACACCGGAGGAACTTGAAAAAGTAGAAAAGATCGTCAATGATAAGATCGCAGAGGCAATTCCGGTACGCACAGATGTGATGACTGTAGATGAGGCGAAAAAGACAGGAGCCATGGCGTTATTTGGCGAAAAATACGGTGAGACTGTCCGTGTGGTATCCATGGGAGATTTTTCTAAAGAATTCTGTGGTGGTACTCATGTAAAGAATACATCCGAAATAGCAGCATTCAAGATCATCTCTGAAAATGGTGTTGCAGCAGGCGTCCGCAGAATCGAGGCACTGACCGGAGACAACGTATTTGCTTACTATCGCAATTTAGAGAAAGAACTTTTAGAGGCAGCGAAAGCGGCAAAGGCAACACCGGCAACATTAACAGAGAAAATCGAGCATATGCAGGCAGAGATCAAAGCACTGACCAGCGAAAACGAGTCCTTAAAGAGCAAAGCAGCAAAAGAGGCGCTTGGAGATGTCATGGATCAGATTGTGGAAGTAAAAGGTGTGAAATTACTTGCTTCTGCCGTAGACGGTGTAGATATGAACGGTCTGCGTGATCTTGGAGACCAGTTAAAAGAACAGCTTGGTGAAGGCGTGATCGTACTTGCTTCTTCCTGTGAAGGAAAAGTAAATCTGATCGTTATGGCAACTGATGCAGCAATGAAGCAGGGAGCACATGCAGGAAACCTGATCAAGAGCATTGCAGGTAAAGTCGGCGGTGGCGGCGGCGGACGTCCGAATATGGCACAGGCGGGAGGCAAAAATCCGGCTGGTATTTTGGAGGCGATCGCCGAGGCAAAAACGGCACTTGAAGCACAGCTTTCATAG
- a CDS encoding MBL fold metallo-hydrolase: MQVIFIHHSCFLVEVDEKVLIFDWFAGDRIKGYTFHGVIPEYEPDTPIYVFASHKHQDHFDMDVLHWAEKYKNIHYIFSKDCKMSPHFLQKHGFLENIREKITYVSAGEKYQVDDVKIETLRSTDAGVAFYVETHGATFFHAGDLNDWTWEGAGDLINGRMRREYRTQIKKLAGKPVNLAFVPMDPRQGTNQELGMDYFLETTSAEYVFPMHMWQDYSHIPVYKKKIWNPGMAERVVEITHENQVFLIEEQ, from the coding sequence ATGCAGGTAATATTTATACATCACAGCTGTTTCCTTGTTGAAGTAGATGAAAAAGTACTGATTTTTGACTGGTTTGCAGGAGACAGGATCAAAGGATACACATTTCATGGAGTGATTCCGGAATATGAACCGGACACGCCAATTTATGTGTTTGCAAGCCACAAGCATCAGGATCATTTTGATATGGATGTGTTGCACTGGGCAGAAAAATATAAAAATATTCATTATATTTTTTCGAAAGACTGCAAAATGAGTCCGCATTTTTTACAGAAACATGGATTTTTGGAAAATATCAGAGAGAAGATCACCTATGTTTCTGCAGGGGAAAAATACCAGGTAGATGATGTGAAGATTGAGACATTGCGCTCAACGGATGCAGGAGTTGCATTTTATGTAGAGACACACGGTGCTACATTTTTCCATGCAGGTGATTTAAACGACTGGACATGGGAAGGTGCGGGAGATCTGATCAACGGCAGGATGAGAAGAGAATACCGGACGCAGATCAAAAAACTTGCGGGAAAACCGGTCAATCTTGCATTTGTTCCGATGGATCCAAGACAGGGAACCAATCAGGAACTTGGCATGGACTACTTTTTAGAGACAACATCTGCAGAATATGTATTCCCGATGCATATGTGGCAGGATTATTCACATATCCCGGTTTATAAAAAGAAAATATGGAATCCGGGGATGGCGGAGCGTGTGGTGGAAATCACACATGAAAATCAGGTTTTCCTGATTGAGGAACAGTAG
- a CDS encoding amidohydrolase family protein — MNIRFYNAKILVPAENHKFQITEGELWVKGKEICYIGDGKTGIDAVCQNGEAFVWEREIDAKGNLLMPGFKDAHTHTAMTFLRSYADDLPLQDWLNKQVFPKEGQLTEDDVYWLNILGIMEYLTSGITSNFDMYFFPPVDAKASVDTGFRTVQTSGLNNFGGTVELMEENYHIVNEMSDLTSFIVGFHAEYTTSKELMEGVAKLAQKLKSPVWLHNSETKLEVAECKERWGMTPTQLTDALGMYEYGGGGYHCVWFEDADFEIYKKKKLTAVTNPASNLKLASGICPTRRFVDEGISMAIGTDGPASNNCLDMFREMFLTSALAKVREMDAECVSADEILYMATTGGAHAMQLFDCDSLAVGKKADLVMIDLNQPNMQPENNIVKNLVYSGSKQNVKLTMVNGKILYEDQKFDIGFDPADIYRRANEIIRRMK, encoded by the coding sequence ATGAACATACGTTTCTACAATGCAAAAATATTAGTACCGGCAGAAAACCACAAATTTCAGATCACAGAGGGCGAACTCTGGGTAAAAGGAAAAGAGATCTGCTACATCGGAGACGGTAAGACCGGCATCGATGCAGTCTGCCAGAATGGTGAGGCTTTCGTATGGGAGCGTGAGATCGACGCAAAAGGCAATCTTTTGATGCCTGGATTTAAAGATGCACATACGCATACAGCGATGACATTTTTACGTTCCTATGCAGATGACCTGCCGCTGCAGGACTGGCTGAACAAACAGGTATTTCCGAAAGAGGGACAGCTTACGGAGGATGATGTATACTGGCTCAATATCCTTGGAATCATGGAATACTTAACCAGCGGTATCACGTCCAACTTTGATATGTACTTCTTCCCGCCGGTCGATGCAAAGGCATCGGTAGATACCGGATTCCGTACCGTTCAGACCAGCGGATTGAACAACTTTGGTGGCACGGTAGAGTTGATGGAGGAAAATTATCACATTGTCAATGAGATGAGTGACCTGACAAGCTTTATCGTGGGATTTCATGCAGAATACACGACATCAAAAGAACTGATGGAGGGCGTGGCAAAACTGGCACAGAAATTAAAATCCCCGGTATGGCTGCACAATTCCGAAACAAAACTGGAAGTGGCAGAGTGCAAAGAGCGCTGGGGTATGACACCGACACAGCTTACGGATGCACTTGGTATGTACGAGTACGGCGGCGGCGGTTACCACTGTGTATGGTTTGAGGATGCTGATTTTGAAATTTACAAGAAGAAAAAACTGACAGCAGTGACAAACCCGGCTTCCAACTTAAAACTTGCTTCCGGTATCTGTCCGACCAGACGTTTTGTGGATGAGGGAATCTCCATGGCGATCGGAACCGATGGCCCGGCAAGCAACAACTGCTTGGATATGTTCCGTGAGATGTTTTTGACATCCGCACTTGCAAAGGTGCGTGAGATGGATGCAGAGTGTGTCAGTGCAGATGAAATTTTATACATGGCAACCACAGGCGGTGCACATGCCATGCAGTTATTTGACTGTGACAGCCTTGCAGTCGGCAAAAAAGCAGACCTTGTCATGATCGACTTAAATCAGCCAAATATGCAGCCGGAAAATAATATCGTGAAAAATCTTGTATACAGCGGCAGTAAGCAGAATGTAAAACTGACTATGGTAAATGGAAAAATTTTATACGAAGACCAGAAATTTGACATCGGATTTGATCCGGCAGACATTTACCGTCGTGCAAATGAGATCATCCGTCGGATGAAATAA
- a CDS encoding vanadium nitrogenase, translating to MAVFGWFVHYVLIMVILAAVAVAGVFAGRKWAEKSKAKKEAAASGNAGKE from the coding sequence ATGGCAGTATTTGGATGGTTTGTACATTATGTGTTAATAATGGTAATTCTTGCAGCTGTTGCAGTTGCTGGAGTATTTGCCGGCAGAAAGTGGGCAGAGAAAAGCAAAGCGAAAAAAGAAGCTGCAGCTTCCGGAAATGCCGGAAAAGAGTAA
- a CDS encoding Ig-like domain-containing protein, with amino-acid sequence MKIKEKIIAVVMAFAMMFMFIFAGESSEVIAAAKTKALEINVDFARNAASGDDSGIYVKNLISNKKITFGKTYVFQTKIYVPAVYMKTGRIWVKPAVNFFTGKNGDTYAGMAQSSKEGYSYDKNSKEVKKYGDFYVVNVKIPLDNCDRISASKGSVYGHLFISGFNKAYKGSIYVDDVTLTVDKKSVVKQNYENGKNSGCWYYLNRSEKEYTPAVVSFSGKTLDVTKASLTIKKGKKATIKATAMPKTKITYQSKNKKVATVNSKGVVRGIRKGKTTILVTANGKTVKVQITVK; translated from the coding sequence ATGAAAATAAAGGAAAAGATAATTGCTGTGGTTATGGCATTTGCAATGATGTTTATGTTTATTTTTGCAGGTGAAAGCAGTGAAGTAATCGCTGCTGCGAAAACAAAAGCATTAGAGATAAATGTTGATTTTGCCAGGAATGCAGCAAGTGGAGATGACAGCGGGATATATGTAAAAAACCTGATTTCCAATAAAAAAATTACTTTTGGAAAGACTTATGTATTTCAGACAAAAATTTATGTGCCAGCCGTTTATATGAAAACTGGAAGAATATGGGTAAAACCTGCAGTTAATTTTTTTACAGGCAAAAATGGCGATACATATGCCGGAATGGCACAGTCTTCGAAAGAAGGATATTCTTATGATAAGAATTCGAAAGAAGTAAAAAAATATGGTGATTTTTATGTTGTCAATGTGAAAATACCATTGGATAACTGTGACAGGATTTCTGCATCAAAGGGAAGTGTGTATGGACATCTGTTCATCTCTGGTTTTAATAAGGCATATAAGGGAAGTATTTATGTTGATGATGTGACACTTACTGTAGATAAGAAATCAGTTGTAAAGCAAAATTATGAGAATGGAAAAAACAGTGGTTGCTGGTATTATCTTAACAGATCAGAAAAGGAATATACACCTGCAGTTGTTTCATTCTCAGGAAAAACATTGGATGTGACTAAGGCATCGCTTACTATAAAAAAGGGTAAAAAAGCGACGATCAAAGCCACTGCAATGCCAAAAACAAAAATAACATATCAGTCTAAGAACAAGAAAGTCGCTACAGTAAACAGTAAAGGTGTTGTCCGGGGCATTCGGAAAGGAAAGACAACCATTCTTGTCACAGCGAATGGGAAAACTGTTAAAGTTCAGATTACCGTAAAATAA
- a CDS encoding methyl-accepting chemotaxis protein, producing the protein MDKEMEFKNKSIKEKVNGSFEMIIVLYVVSVALAVFLMFAVKIVPSVAEYFVLAGGIVVLAIITVCSILATLKRAKMLIHYIVEPVRELSSVAEKISGGELDIEIAYQSEDEIGELAEDFRKTATTLQRIIGDLNHILDAFAKGDYTVKSGCKDAYVGEFDTVHAKLIATTEHVSDALKSIRESSNQVAQGSDQLAVSAQDLAKNATDQAVAVDSLAQSVSEITEQILGTSKSIDIVHDKAKDVGTTAAVSQQKMTELTEAMERISVTSKEIGQVIEEIESIASQTNLLSLNASIEAARAGEAGKGFAVVAEQIRMLAESSANSADTSKQLLTENQNEVEHGNQVTQQTAESLTDVLNELDAIVGEVATIRTASDREAAFVKEIEDSTKQISDAIQSNSAASEETSATSEELSAEADSLEGLVERFKLR; encoded by the coding sequence ATGGATAAAGAAATGGAATTTAAAAATAAGAGTATTAAAGAAAAGGTAAACGGAAGCTTTGAAATGATCATAGTTTTATATGTGGTCAGCGTGGCGCTTGCAGTATTTTTAATGTTTGCAGTAAAAATTGTTCCGTCTGTAGCAGAGTATTTTGTGCTTGCCGGAGGTATTGTTGTGCTTGCGATTATAACGGTCTGCAGTATTCTGGCAACATTGAAACGGGCTAAGATGCTGATACACTATATTGTAGAACCGGTCAGGGAACTAAGCAGTGTGGCAGAAAAAATCTCTGGTGGAGAACTTGATATTGAAATTGCTTATCAGTCGGAGGATGAGATCGGAGAACTTGCAGAAGATTTTCGCAAAACAGCAACTACGCTGCAACGGATTATAGGAGATCTTAATCATATTCTGGATGCATTTGCAAAAGGTGATTATACGGTAAAATCCGGATGCAAAGATGCGTATGTGGGAGAATTTGATACGGTGCATGCAAAACTGATTGCAACAACAGAACATGTTAGTGACGCTTTAAAATCAATCCGTGAATCTTCGAATCAGGTGGCACAGGGATCCGACCAGCTTGCAGTCAGCGCACAGGATCTTGCCAAAAATGCAACGGATCAGGCAGTGGCCGTTGATTCTTTAGCACAGAGCGTTTCAGAAATCACAGAACAGATTCTTGGAACAAGTAAGTCGATTGATATTGTACATGATAAAGCGAAAGACGTTGGAACAACAGCAGCGGTAAGCCAGCAGAAGATGACAGAACTGACAGAGGCAATGGAGCGTATTTCCGTGACATCCAAGGAAATCGGACAGGTTATCGAAGAAATTGAGAGTATTGCATCACAGACAAATCTGTTGTCCTTAAATGCATCTATTGAGGCAGCAAGAGCCGGTGAGGCAGGAAAAGGATTTGCAGTTGTTGCAGAGCAGATCCGTATGCTTGCTGAGAGCAGTGCAAATTCTGCAGATACGTCAAAACAGCTTTTGACAGAGAATCAGAATGAAGTAGAACACGGTAATCAGGTGACACAGCAGACGGCAGAATCTCTGACGGATGTTCTGAACGAACTGGATGCTATTGTGGGTGAGGTAGCAACGATCCGTACTGCATCTGATCGTGAGGCAGCCTTTGTAAAAGAGATCGAAGACAGCACGAAACAAATCAGCGACGCAATCCAGAGCAACTCTGCAGCATCGGAAGAAACATCTGCTACCAGTGAAGAACTTTCTGCAGAAGCAGATTCCTTAGAGGGCCTTGTAGAACGTTTTAAACTGCGTTAA